The following proteins are encoded in a genomic region of Gammaproteobacteria bacterium:
- a CDS encoding hypothetical protein (Evidence 5 : Unknown function) has product MAEKRETTPSPWGKVRNELIDAMIKTKKFSQGSHSLSDNLRVPWILVFREIDNTPRLVYPEEIAKTPLRAGRAHPKEFVYLSYGYA; this is encoded by the coding sequence ATGGCTGAAAAACGAGAAACTACGCCCTCGCCATGGGGCAAAGTTAGGAATGAGTTAATTGATGCGATGATTAAAACTAAAAAGTTCTCACAAGGTTCTCACTCCCTAAGCGATAACTTAAGGGTGCCTTGGATTTTGGTTTTTCGAGAAATAGACAACACTCCGCGCCTAGTATATCCCGAGGAGATAGCAAAAACACCCCTTCGAGCGGGTCGTGCCCATCCAAAGGAGTTTGTTTATCTATCATATGGTTATGCGTGA